The genomic DNA CCAGGGCGACGTGGATGCCCAGGTCAAGACCGTGCTGCACGGCTCCGCCGTGCTCGTGGGCAGCCTGCACTCCAAGGCCTTGGTCATTGAGGAGGGCGCTCGGGTCGAAGGCCAGGTCTCCATGCAGGGCGAGGCGGCCGTGCTGTCCGCGCGGGCAGCCGCGGCGCTTGATCATTCCGCCGTGCTGCCCGTCGGGGCCTTGCCGGTGGAGGATGAGGACGCCCATCTCATCGAGCCCCTGCCGGCCGGTGAAAAAACAATGTGATGTCGAGGTGTGAATCCATGTATGAATTGGTCATCGTCAACGGCGCCAAGGAAGAGGTGGTCTTCGTCACCGAGGATCCCCGCGAGGCGGAGCTGAAACGCCAGCAGCACGTCCGCTCCATGGGCCAGGGCTACGCGGAGATCCGCGAAACCCGCCCGCAGGGCAAGAAGAAGTGATTTCCCGGCGCGCCGTCTTCGCGGCGCGCCGTCCCTTTCCCCACCTTTTCCCTCGAATGCGCCGCCTCCTGCCCCGCCCGGGGGAGGAGGCGTTTCTTCCGTCACGCCGTGACGCCGTCCCGCGCCGAAGAAAAAAAAGGGGCGCCCCGAAGGGCGCCCCGTGAGCATGCGGTCGTGTCGTCGCCTACTTCATGCTGGAGCCGGCGGCGGCCTTCTGCATCTTGATCTCGACCTTTTCGGTCAGGCTGGCGTAGTACTCGCGCAGGATGTCGAGGACTTCCTCGCGGCCAAAGTGATCCGGAACCGGAGCGTTTTCGGAGAGCATCTTGCGCAGCTTGGTGCCGGAGAGGATGACGCGGTCTTCCTTGCTGTGCGGGCAGGTGCGCAGGGAGGCCATGCCGTCGCACTTGAAGCAGTAGAAGGTCCAGTCGATCTTCAGCGGCTGGGTGAGCAGAGCCTTGCCGGGCTCCTTGGACTGCGGGATGGTGTCGAAGATGGTCTGGGCTTCGAACATGCCGTAGAAGTCGCCGACGCCGGCGTGGTCACGGCCGACGATCAGGTAGTTCATGCCGTAATTCTGACGGAACGTGGCGTGCAGCAGGGCCTCGCGGGGACCGGCGTAACGCATGTCCAGGGGGTAACCGGCCTGGATCACGTTCTTCTCGACGAAGTACTTCTTCACCAGGGTGTCGATGCACTTCACGCGCACTTCGGCCGGGATGTCGCCGGGCTTCAGGGCGCCCACCAGGGAGTGGATGACCACGCCGTCCATGACTTCCACCGCGATCTTGCAGAGGTATTCATGGGAACGGTGCATGGGGTTGCGCAGCTGCAGGGCGGCCACATTCCGCCAGCCATGCTCGTCCATCTCGGAGCGGAGCTGGGCCGGGGTCTTGTACACGCCGGGGAACTTCTCGGGGAAGTCGCCCTCGGAGAGAACCTTCACCTGGCCGGCGAGGTAGCAGGGCTTGCGGTTGAAGACCATCTGGACGCCCGGGTGCTCGGCTTTCGCCTT from Desulfovibrio aminophilus DSM 12254 includes the following:
- a CDS encoding bactofilin family protein, with the translated sequence MFGKRSDDGEGVRGDELNAFLGAGIEYRGRLEFVGTVRIDGRFHGEIVSPGTLVLGRDAEVHGQIRVGSLFSSGSIQGDVDAQVKTVLHGSAVLVGSLHSKALVIEEGARVEGQVSMQGEAAVLSARAAAALDHSAVLPVGALPVEDEDAHLIEPLPAGEKTM
- the sat gene encoding sulfate adenylyltransferase translates to MSKLVPPHGGKGLVIRLLAGAEREAELKKAAGLKKIQITSQEKGDLIMIGIGGFSPLDGFMTKADWKSVCEKMTLANGTFWPIPVMLSCTKEDADGIKVGDEVALERNGLMMATIKVSEKFELSDADKAWESEKIYKGAGDDSQGDFLAKAKAEHPGVQMVFNRKPCYLAGQVKVLSEGDFPEKFPGVYKTPAQLRSEMDEHGWRNVAALQLRNPMHRSHEYLCKIAVEVMDGVVIHSLVGALKPGDIPAEVRVKCIDTLVKKYFVEKNVIQAGYPLDMRYAGPREALLHATFRQNYGMNYLIVGRDHAGVGDFYGMFEAQTIFDTIPQSKEPGKALLTQPLKIDWTFYCFKCDGMASLRTCPHSKEDRVILSGTKLRKMLSENAPVPDHFGREEVLDILREYYASLTEKVEIKMQKAAAGSSMK